The proteins below come from a single Corynebacterium cystitidis genomic window:
- a CDS encoding glycosyltransferase family 4 protein: MKISMFTEVFLPKIDGVVTRVTRHLDQLAELGHEVQLFAPGNPPKTYAGFDVQRVRGFSFKPVYPEITVGLPTPAIAERMKEFQPDIVHAVNPVALAAYGVLSARRRDIPLLASFHTNVPEYTESLKIGWLRQPAAWWIRTLHNEAEINLVTSGPMLDKARDSGMRNIKLWPKAVDTVGYTPDRYSHEMRDRMSGGHPEAPLVVYVGRMSLEKDLDRLAGIMTQLREIIPDARLAMVGSGPQIDELKNMMDPAWTTFTGYMSGAELAQAFASGDVFAFPSTTETLGLVALESFASGVPVVGARAGGIPFVIDEGETGFLVDPQAPDSVWAECLAQVLNDDGLRRLGANARAEAERWSWRASTEKVVEYYQEAIDLHARRLVKKRR; the protein is encoded by the coding sequence ATGAAGATCTCCATGTTCACGGAGGTCTTTCTGCCAAAGATTGATGGCGTGGTTACTCGGGTGACCCGCCATCTTGATCAGTTGGCGGAACTGGGCCACGAAGTACAGCTTTTTGCACCCGGTAACCCTCCGAAAACTTACGCCGGCTTCGATGTACAGCGGGTTCGCGGGTTCTCTTTCAAACCGGTCTACCCTGAAATCACTGTAGGCCTGCCTACCCCGGCAATCGCCGAGCGGATGAAGGAGTTCCAGCCGGATATCGTCCACGCAGTCAATCCTGTGGCGCTGGCCGCGTATGGTGTGCTGTCTGCGCGCCGGCGCGATATTCCGCTGCTCGCCTCCTTCCACACGAATGTGCCCGAGTACACCGAGTCACTCAAGATCGGGTGGCTGCGCCAACCCGCCGCCTGGTGGATCCGCACCCTCCACAACGAGGCTGAGATCAATTTGGTCACCTCGGGGCCGATGCTGGATAAAGCCCGCGATTCCGGCATGCGCAATATCAAGTTGTGGCCCAAGGCTGTAGACACCGTAGGCTACACCCCAGACCGGTACTCGCACGAGATGCGCGACCGCATGTCCGGTGGCCACCCTGAAGCACCCCTGGTGGTCTACGTCGGACGGATGAGCTTAGAGAAGGATCTGGACCGGTTGGCTGGGATCATGACGCAACTGCGTGAAATCATCCCCGATGCCCGCCTTGCGATGGTGGGGTCCGGCCCGCAGATCGACGAGCTGAAGAACATGATGGATCCGGCGTGGACCACGTTTACCGGCTACATGTCCGGCGCCGAGCTGGCCCAAGCGTTTGCTTCAGGCGACGTGTTCGCTTTCCCCTCCACCACAGAGACTTTGGGCCTTGTCGCGCTTGAATCTTTCGCTTCGGGAGTCCCCGTCGTCGGCGCGCGCGCTGGTGGCATCCCGTTCGTTATCGACGAGGGTGAAACCGGCTTCCTCGTGGACCCGCAAGCGCCCGATTCCGTCTGGGCTGAGTGTCTCGCGCAGGTGCTTAACGACGACGGCCTGCGCCGCCTCGGCGCCAACGCGAGGGCCGAGGCCGAGCGCTGGAGCTGGCGGGCATCAACCGAGAAAGTGGTGGAGTACTATCAGGAAGCCATTGACTTGCATGCCCGCAGGCTGGTGAAAAAACGGAGATAA
- a CDS encoding NAD-dependent epimerase/dehydratase family protein, translating to MKIAILGGDGFCGWPASLHLSDAGHEITIVDNLSRRAIDEELGAESLTPIRPIEERIEAWKEVSGKEMDFKNFNVAEEYDELLDFLKTWQPDVVVHFAEQRAAPYSMKNSRNKRYTVDNNTNATHNLLAAIVDSGLDIHIVHLGTMGVYGYGTAGMKIPEGYLDIKVEVDEDEHGTKTEPHLIDQQILYPTNPGSIYHMTKVLDQTLFAYYAKNDELRITDLHQGIIWGTHTPQTQRDERLINRFDYDGDYGTVLNRFLMQSAVGYPLTVHGTGGQTRAFIHIRDMVKCVEIAIDNPPAKGDRVKIFNQMTETHRVRDLANLIAEISGARVEMVPNPRKESAENELHVVNETFLDLGLNPTKLAEGLLHEVEEVARKYADRADLSKIPARSLWTRNQSEGVPPSIAEGTAEA from the coding sequence TATCGTAGACAACCTCTCCCGTCGCGCTATCGACGAGGAACTGGGCGCTGAATCTCTGACTCCGATTCGTCCCATTGAAGAACGCATCGAAGCGTGGAAAGAAGTCTCTGGCAAGGAGATGGACTTCAAAAACTTCAATGTGGCGGAAGAGTACGACGAGCTGCTTGACTTTCTGAAGACCTGGCAGCCGGACGTTGTCGTCCACTTCGCGGAGCAGCGCGCTGCACCGTACTCGATGAAGAACTCGCGCAACAAGCGCTACACGGTAGACAATAACACCAACGCCACCCACAATCTGCTGGCCGCCATCGTGGATTCCGGCCTCGACATCCACATCGTTCACCTGGGTACCATGGGTGTTTATGGTTATGGCACCGCTGGCATGAAGATCCCCGAGGGCTACCTGGACATCAAGGTAGAGGTCGACGAGGACGAGCACGGCACCAAGACTGAGCCACACCTGATCGATCAGCAGATCCTCTACCCCACTAACCCCGGCTCGATTTATCACATGACCAAGGTGCTGGACCAGACGCTGTTTGCGTACTACGCCAAAAATGATGAGCTCCGCATCACTGATCTGCACCAGGGCATCATCTGGGGTACCCACACCCCGCAGACGCAGCGCGACGAACGCTTGATTAACCGCTTCGACTACGACGGCGACTACGGCACTGTGCTCAACCGCTTCCTCATGCAGTCCGCAGTGGGCTACCCCCTGACTGTGCACGGCACTGGTGGACAAACCCGTGCGTTCATCCACATTCGCGACATGGTCAAGTGCGTCGAAATCGCTATTGATAACCCGCCTGCTAAGGGCGACCGTGTGAAGATCTTCAACCAGATGACTGAGACGCACCGCGTGCGCGACCTGGCTAACCTCATCGCCGAGATTTCGGGCGCACGGGTAGAAATGGTTCCCAACCCGCGGAAGGAGTCCGCTGAAAACGAGCTCCACGTAGTCAACGAAACTTTCCTGGACCTCGGGCTGAACCCGACGAAGCTTGCTGAAGGTCTCCTGCACGAGGTGGAAGAAGTAGCCCGCAAATACGCCGACCGCGCCGACCTGTCTAAGATCCCGGCCCGCTCCTTGTGGACGCGAAACCAGTCTGAGGGCGTTCCTCCGTCCATCGCCGAGGGCACGGCAGAAGCGTAG